In Falco naumanni isolate bFalNau1 chromosome 5, bFalNau1.pat, whole genome shotgun sequence, the following are encoded in one genomic region:
- the KERA gene encoding keratocan, translating to MSLKVYTSLLLLFLVNSVWTRTVRQVYDDLDPEHWSHYTSECPRECFCPPSFPNALYCDNKGLKEIPAIPARIWYLYLQNNLIETVSEKPFVNATHLRWINLNKNKITNSGIESGVLSKLKRLLYLFLEDNELEEVPAPLPVGLEQLRLARNRISRIPEGVFSNLENLTMLDLHQNSLLDSALQSDTFQGLNNLMQLNIAKNSLKKMPLSIPANTLQLFLDNNSIEVIPENYFSAIPKVTFLRLNYNKLSDDGIPPNGFNVSSILDLQLSHNQLTKIPPINAHLEHLHLDHNRIKSVNGTQICPVSIAIAEDYGFYGNIPRLRYLRLDGNEIQPPIPLDIMICFRLLQAVVI from the exons ATGTCTCTAAAAGTCTATACAAGCCTTTTGCTCTTATTCTTGGTCAATTCTGTGTGGACTCGAACTGTGAGACAAGTTTATGATGATCTGGATCCTGAGCATTGGTCTCACTACACTTCTGAGTGTCCACGAGAGTGCTTTTGTCCTCCCAGTTTCCCCAACGCATTATACTGTGATAACAAAGGACTTAAAGAAATACCTGCAATCCCGGCAAGAATTTGGTATCTCTATCTTCAAAACAATCTAATAGAAACAGTTTCGGAGAAGCCTTTTGTGAATGCCACTCATCTGAGATGGATAAATCTGAACAAGAATAAGATCACCAACAGTGGAATTGAGAGTGGTGTTTTGAGCAAGCTGAAAAGGCTGCTTTACTTATTCCTTGAAGACAACGAATTGGAAGAGGTGCCTGCCCCATTACCAGTGGGACTGGAACAGCTAAGACTGGCTAGAAACAGAATTTCCAGAATCCCAGAAGGAGTCTTCAGCAACTTGGAAAACCTTACTATGTTAGATCTGCATCAGAACAGTTTGTTGGACAGCGCTCTTCAAAGTGACACCTTCCAAGGACTCAACAATCTCATGCAACTCAACATAGCAAAAAATTCACTCAAGAAAATGCCCTTAAGCATTCCAGCTAACACACTGCAGCTGTTTTTGGACAACAACTCCATTGAAGTGATACCAGAAAACTACTTCAGTGCAATACCCAAAGTGACTTTCCTTAGGCTGAACTACAATAAATTATCTGATGACGGTATTCCCCCAAACGGGTTTAACGTTTCATCTATTCTAGACCTACAGCTGTCCCACAACCAGCTCACTAAAATTCCGCCAATCAATGCTCATCTCGAGCACCTTCACCTTGATCACAACCGAATCAAAA GTGTCAATGGTACTCAAATATGCCCAGTATCAATTGCCATAGCAGAAGACTATGGTTTTTATGGCAACATCCCTCGCCTCCGATACCTTCGCCTGGATGGAAATGAAATTCAACCTCCAATCCCATTGGACATCATGATATGTTTCCGACTACTTCAGGCTGTTGTCATCTAA